In Paroedura picta isolate Pp20150507F chromosome 1, Ppicta_v3.0, whole genome shotgun sequence, the following are encoded in one genomic region:
- the TARS2 gene encoding threonine--tRNA ligase, mitochondrial isoform X2 — MSRSGARPSRAGRRRKRRRRSAGMRLAAGPWRRLRAGAGRGARAGHCRAGPIPAHITERLAFYRKLKAAAEGNLAQRASEESRRIRISLPDGRAVEGEAWKTTPYQSLAKAAVTARVNGSLHDLDRPLEGDAQLEFVDFESQDGQTLFWHSSAHVLGGAAEHFYGALLCHGPSTENGFFYDMYLDENRSVQGKDLPALEELCKGIVEEKHPFERLEVSREDLKELFKDNKFKLRIIEEKVTSPTATVYRCGTLIDLCHGPHVRHTGTIQALKLLKNASAYWRGDLSAEPLQRIYGISFPSARQLSEWEHAQEEAARRDHRRIGKDQELFFFHELSPGSCFFLPKGAHIYLTLMDFIKSEYLKRGFSEVITPNVFNTKLWEASGHWEHYKENMFSFQDNHETLALKPMNCPGHCLMFGHRPRSWRELPLRLADFGVLHRKEPSGSLTGLTRVCRFQQDDAHIFCAMDQLEGEIRGCLEFLQAVYSVFGFALNFYLATRPDQFLGDSNLWDQAEQLLEKSLRDFGLPWELNPGDGAFYGPKVDVQIKDALGRYHQCGTIQLDFQMPLRFDLSFNSKVDGAPERPVMIHRAVLGSVERILAVLAENYGGKWPFWLSPAQVMVIPVGPDAEDYAQEVHQLFRQAGFMADLDADFGSTLNRKVRKAQLAQYNFQFVVGRQEMSNRTVNVRSRDTHQHGQRGLQEALGRLRELQASRARNTEELF, encoded by the exons ATGAGCCGGTCGGGGGCGCGCCCGAGCCGTGccggaaggaggaggaagaggcggagGCGGAGCGCGGGCATGCGGCTGGCGGCGGGGCCGTGGCGGAGGCTCCGGGCCGGGGCTGGGCGCGGTGCGCGGGCCGGGCACTGCCGG GCGGGCCCCATCCCTGCCCACATCACCGAACGCCTGGCTTTTTACAGAAAGCTCAAGGCGGCCGCGGAGGGGAACCTTGCGCAGAGAGCCTCCGAGGAGAGCAGGCGGATCCGGATTTCCCTGCCGGACGGCAGAGCGGTGGAGGGGGAGGCCTGGAAGACCACTCCCTATCAG AGTCTGGCCAAGGCCGCAGTGACTGCGCGGGTCAACGGGAGCCTCCATGACCTCGATCGTCCACTGGAGGGAGATGCCCAGTTGGAATTTGTGGATTTTGAATCCCAGGATGGACAAACA CTTTTCTGGCACTCCAGCGCCCACGTCCTGGGAGGGGCCGCTGAGCACTTCTATGGGGCCCTCCTTTGCCACGGGCCCAGCACCGAGAACGGCTTTTTTTACGACATGTACTTGGATGAAAACAG GAGCGTGCAGGGGAAAGACCTGCCAGCCTTGGAGGAGCTCTGCAAGGGCATCGTTGAAGAGAAGCATCCTTTTGAGCGGCTCGAGGTGTCCCGGGAGGACCTGAAGGAGCTCTTCAAG GACAACAAGTTCAAGCTGCGCATAATTGAGGAGAAGGTGACGTCTCCGACAGCCACAGTCTACAG GTGCGGCACGCTAATCGACCTGTGCCACGGCCCCCACGTCAGGCACACGGGCACGATCCAAGCACTGAAGCTGCTGAAG AACGCCTCTGCCTACTGGCGAGGAGACCTATCAGCGGAGCCTTTGCAGCGCATCTACGGCATCTCCTTCCCCAGCGCCAGGCAGTTGTCGGAGTGGGAACACGCCCAGGAGGAGGCCGCGCGGAGGGACCATCGGCGGATCGGCAAG GACCAGGAGCTGTTTTTCTTCCATGAGCTGAGTCCCGGGAGCTGCTTCTTCCTTCCGAAGGGAGCCCACATCTACCTGACTCTCATGGACTTCATTAAG AGTGAGTACCTGAAGCGCGGCTTTTCCGAAGTCATCACCCCCAACGTCTTCAACACGAAGTTGTGGGAAGCCTCCGGACACTGGGAGCATTACAAGGAGAACATGTTCTCCTTCCAGGACAACCACGAGACGCTGGCCCTGAAGCCCATGAACTGCCCCGGCCACTG TCTGATGTTCGGGCACCGCCCCCGATCCTGGCGGGAGCTGCCCCTGCGGCTGGCCGACTTTGGGGTCTTGCACCGAAAAGAGCCCTCGGGATCCCTGACGGGGCTGACGCGCGTTTGCCGATTCCAGCAGGACGATGCCCACATCTTCTGTGCCATGGACCAG cTGGAAGGGGAGATCCGCGGTTGCCTGGAGTTCCTGCAAGCCGTCTATTCCGTTTTTGGATTTGCGCTAAACTTCTACCTCGCCACCCGCCCTGACCAATTTCTGGGGGACTCTAATCTTTGGGATCAGGCGGAGCAG ctcctggagaagagcctgcgGGACTTTGGCCTGCCTTGGGAGCTGAATCCCGGGGACGGCGCTTTCTACGGGCCAAAG GTGGACGTTCAGATCAAAGATGCTCTGGGCCGCTACCACCAGTGTGGCACCATCCAGCTGGACTTCCAGATGCCCCTTCGCTTTGATCTCTCTTTCAACAG TAAAGTTGACGGAGCGCCTGAGAGGCCAGTGATGATCCACCGGGCGGTCCTGGGCTCAGTCGAGAGGATCCTGGCTGTCCTGGCCGAGAACTACGGTGGGAAGTG GCCCTTCTGGCTGTCCCCGGCCCAAGTCATGGTCATCCCCGTGGGCCCAGATGCAGAGGACTACGCGCAGGAG GTCCACCAGCTCTTCCGGCAGGCGGGGTTCATGGCGGACCTGGATGCAGACTTCGGGTCAACCCTCAACCGCAAAGTCCGGAAAGCTCAGCTGGCCCAGTACAACTTCCAGTTCG TGGTCGGCCGCCAGGAGATGTCCAACCGCACCGTGAACGTCCGTAGCCGCGACACCCACCAGCACGGCCAGCGGGGTCTGCAGGAGGCACTAGGCCGGCTCCGGGAGCTGCAGGCCTCTCGGGCCAGAAACACAGAGGAGCTCTTCTGA
- the TARS2 gene encoding threonine--tRNA ligase, mitochondrial isoform X1: protein MSRSGARPSRAGRRRKRRRRSAGMRLAAGPWRRLRAGAGRGARAGHCRAGPIPAHITERLAFYRKLKAAAEGNLAQRASEESRRIRISLPDGRAVEGEAWKTTPYQVALRVSQSLAKAAVTARVNGSLHDLDRPLEGDAQLEFVDFESQDGQTLFWHSSAHVLGGAAEHFYGALLCHGPSTENGFFYDMYLDENRSVQGKDLPALEELCKGIVEEKHPFERLEVSREDLKELFKDNKFKLRIIEEKVTSPTATVYRCGTLIDLCHGPHVRHTGTIQALKLLKNASAYWRGDLSAEPLQRIYGISFPSARQLSEWEHAQEEAARRDHRRIGKDQELFFFHELSPGSCFFLPKGAHIYLTLMDFIKSEYLKRGFSEVITPNVFNTKLWEASGHWEHYKENMFSFQDNHETLALKPMNCPGHCLMFGHRPRSWRELPLRLADFGVLHRKEPSGSLTGLTRVCRFQQDDAHIFCAMDQLEGEIRGCLEFLQAVYSVFGFALNFYLATRPDQFLGDSNLWDQAEQLLEKSLRDFGLPWELNPGDGAFYGPKVDVQIKDALGRYHQCGTIQLDFQMPLRFDLSFNSKVDGAPERPVMIHRAVLGSVERILAVLAENYGGKWPFWLSPAQVMVIPVGPDAEDYAQEVHQLFRQAGFMADLDADFGSTLNRKVRKAQLAQYNFQFVVGRQEMSNRTVNVRSRDTHQHGQRGLQEALGRLRELQASRARNTEELF, encoded by the exons ATGAGCCGGTCGGGGGCGCGCCCGAGCCGTGccggaaggaggaggaagaggcggagGCGGAGCGCGGGCATGCGGCTGGCGGCGGGGCCGTGGCGGAGGCTCCGGGCCGGGGCTGGGCGCGGTGCGCGGGCCGGGCACTGCCGG GCGGGCCCCATCCCTGCCCACATCACCGAACGCCTGGCTTTTTACAGAAAGCTCAAGGCGGCCGCGGAGGGGAACCTTGCGCAGAGAGCCTCCGAGGAGAGCAGGCGGATCCGGATTTCCCTGCCGGACGGCAGAGCGGTGGAGGGGGAGGCCTGGAAGACCACTCCCTATCAGGTGGCCCTGCGCGTGAG CCAGAGTCTGGCCAAGGCCGCAGTGACTGCGCGGGTCAACGGGAGCCTCCATGACCTCGATCGTCCACTGGAGGGAGATGCCCAGTTGGAATTTGTGGATTTTGAATCCCAGGATGGACAAACA CTTTTCTGGCACTCCAGCGCCCACGTCCTGGGAGGGGCCGCTGAGCACTTCTATGGGGCCCTCCTTTGCCACGGGCCCAGCACCGAGAACGGCTTTTTTTACGACATGTACTTGGATGAAAACAG GAGCGTGCAGGGGAAAGACCTGCCAGCCTTGGAGGAGCTCTGCAAGGGCATCGTTGAAGAGAAGCATCCTTTTGAGCGGCTCGAGGTGTCCCGGGAGGACCTGAAGGAGCTCTTCAAG GACAACAAGTTCAAGCTGCGCATAATTGAGGAGAAGGTGACGTCTCCGACAGCCACAGTCTACAG GTGCGGCACGCTAATCGACCTGTGCCACGGCCCCCACGTCAGGCACACGGGCACGATCCAAGCACTGAAGCTGCTGAAG AACGCCTCTGCCTACTGGCGAGGAGACCTATCAGCGGAGCCTTTGCAGCGCATCTACGGCATCTCCTTCCCCAGCGCCAGGCAGTTGTCGGAGTGGGAACACGCCCAGGAGGAGGCCGCGCGGAGGGACCATCGGCGGATCGGCAAG GACCAGGAGCTGTTTTTCTTCCATGAGCTGAGTCCCGGGAGCTGCTTCTTCCTTCCGAAGGGAGCCCACATCTACCTGACTCTCATGGACTTCATTAAG AGTGAGTACCTGAAGCGCGGCTTTTCCGAAGTCATCACCCCCAACGTCTTCAACACGAAGTTGTGGGAAGCCTCCGGACACTGGGAGCATTACAAGGAGAACATGTTCTCCTTCCAGGACAACCACGAGACGCTGGCCCTGAAGCCCATGAACTGCCCCGGCCACTG TCTGATGTTCGGGCACCGCCCCCGATCCTGGCGGGAGCTGCCCCTGCGGCTGGCCGACTTTGGGGTCTTGCACCGAAAAGAGCCCTCGGGATCCCTGACGGGGCTGACGCGCGTTTGCCGATTCCAGCAGGACGATGCCCACATCTTCTGTGCCATGGACCAG cTGGAAGGGGAGATCCGCGGTTGCCTGGAGTTCCTGCAAGCCGTCTATTCCGTTTTTGGATTTGCGCTAAACTTCTACCTCGCCACCCGCCCTGACCAATTTCTGGGGGACTCTAATCTTTGGGATCAGGCGGAGCAG ctcctggagaagagcctgcgGGACTTTGGCCTGCCTTGGGAGCTGAATCCCGGGGACGGCGCTTTCTACGGGCCAAAG GTGGACGTTCAGATCAAAGATGCTCTGGGCCGCTACCACCAGTGTGGCACCATCCAGCTGGACTTCCAGATGCCCCTTCGCTTTGATCTCTCTTTCAACAG TAAAGTTGACGGAGCGCCTGAGAGGCCAGTGATGATCCACCGGGCGGTCCTGGGCTCAGTCGAGAGGATCCTGGCTGTCCTGGCCGAGAACTACGGTGGGAAGTG GCCCTTCTGGCTGTCCCCGGCCCAAGTCATGGTCATCCCCGTGGGCCCAGATGCAGAGGACTACGCGCAGGAG GTCCACCAGCTCTTCCGGCAGGCGGGGTTCATGGCGGACCTGGATGCAGACTTCGGGTCAACCCTCAACCGCAAAGTCCGGAAAGCTCAGCTGGCCCAGTACAACTTCCAGTTCG TGGTCGGCCGCCAGGAGATGTCCAACCGCACCGTGAACGTCCGTAGCCGCGACACCCACCAGCACGGCCAGCGGGGTCTGCAGGAGGCACTAGGCCGGCTCCGGGAGCTGCAGGCCTCTCGGGCCAGAAACACAGAGGAGCTCTTCTGA
- the TARS2 gene encoding threonine--tRNA ligase, mitochondrial isoform X3, producing MKGGPHPCPHHRTPGFLQKAQGGRGGEPCAESLRGEQADPDFPAGRQSGGGGGLEDHSLSGGPARESLAKAAVTARVNGSLHDLDRPLEGDAQLEFVDFESQDGQTLFWHSSAHVLGGAAEHFYGALLCHGPSTENGFFYDMYLDENRSVQGKDLPALEELCKGIVEEKHPFERLEVSREDLKELFKDNKFKLRIIEEKVTSPTATVYRCGTLIDLCHGPHVRHTGTIQALKLLKNASAYWRGDLSAEPLQRIYGISFPSARQLSEWEHAQEEAARRDHRRIGKDQELFFFHELSPGSCFFLPKGAHIYLTLMDFIKSEYLKRGFSEVITPNVFNTKLWEASGHWEHYKENMFSFQDNHETLALKPMNCPGHCLMFGHRPRSWRELPLRLADFGVLHRKEPSGSLTGLTRVCRFQQDDAHIFCAMDQLEGEIRGCLEFLQAVYSVFGFALNFYLATRPDQFLGDSNLWDQAEQLLEKSLRDFGLPWELNPGDGAFYGPKVDVQIKDALGRYHQCGTIQLDFQMPLRFDLSFNSKVDGAPERPVMIHRAVLGSVERILAVLAENYGGKWPFWLSPAQVMVIPVGPDAEDYAQEVHQLFRQAGFMADLDADFGSTLNRKVRKAQLAQYNFQFVVGRQEMSNRTVNVRSRDTHQHGQRGLQEALGRLRELQASRARNTEELF from the exons ATGAAAG GCGGGCCCCATCCCTGCCCACATCACCGAACGCCTGGCTTTTTACAGAAAGCTCAAGGCGGCCGCGGAGGGGAACCTTGCGCAGAGAGCCTCCGAGGAGAGCAGGCGGATCCGGATTTCCCTGCCGGACGGCAGAGCGGTGGAGGGGGAGGCCTGGAAGACCACTCCCTATCAGGTGGCCCTGCGCGTGAG AGTCTGGCCAAGGCCGCAGTGACTGCGCGGGTCAACGGGAGCCTCCATGACCTCGATCGTCCACTGGAGGGAGATGCCCAGTTGGAATTTGTGGATTTTGAATCCCAGGATGGACAAACA CTTTTCTGGCACTCCAGCGCCCACGTCCTGGGAGGGGCCGCTGAGCACTTCTATGGGGCCCTCCTTTGCCACGGGCCCAGCACCGAGAACGGCTTTTTTTACGACATGTACTTGGATGAAAACAG GAGCGTGCAGGGGAAAGACCTGCCAGCCTTGGAGGAGCTCTGCAAGGGCATCGTTGAAGAGAAGCATCCTTTTGAGCGGCTCGAGGTGTCCCGGGAGGACCTGAAGGAGCTCTTCAAG GACAACAAGTTCAAGCTGCGCATAATTGAGGAGAAGGTGACGTCTCCGACAGCCACAGTCTACAG GTGCGGCACGCTAATCGACCTGTGCCACGGCCCCCACGTCAGGCACACGGGCACGATCCAAGCACTGAAGCTGCTGAAG AACGCCTCTGCCTACTGGCGAGGAGACCTATCAGCGGAGCCTTTGCAGCGCATCTACGGCATCTCCTTCCCCAGCGCCAGGCAGTTGTCGGAGTGGGAACACGCCCAGGAGGAGGCCGCGCGGAGGGACCATCGGCGGATCGGCAAG GACCAGGAGCTGTTTTTCTTCCATGAGCTGAGTCCCGGGAGCTGCTTCTTCCTTCCGAAGGGAGCCCACATCTACCTGACTCTCATGGACTTCATTAAG AGTGAGTACCTGAAGCGCGGCTTTTCCGAAGTCATCACCCCCAACGTCTTCAACACGAAGTTGTGGGAAGCCTCCGGACACTGGGAGCATTACAAGGAGAACATGTTCTCCTTCCAGGACAACCACGAGACGCTGGCCCTGAAGCCCATGAACTGCCCCGGCCACTG TCTGATGTTCGGGCACCGCCCCCGATCCTGGCGGGAGCTGCCCCTGCGGCTGGCCGACTTTGGGGTCTTGCACCGAAAAGAGCCCTCGGGATCCCTGACGGGGCTGACGCGCGTTTGCCGATTCCAGCAGGACGATGCCCACATCTTCTGTGCCATGGACCAG cTGGAAGGGGAGATCCGCGGTTGCCTGGAGTTCCTGCAAGCCGTCTATTCCGTTTTTGGATTTGCGCTAAACTTCTACCTCGCCACCCGCCCTGACCAATTTCTGGGGGACTCTAATCTTTGGGATCAGGCGGAGCAG ctcctggagaagagcctgcgGGACTTTGGCCTGCCTTGGGAGCTGAATCCCGGGGACGGCGCTTTCTACGGGCCAAAG GTGGACGTTCAGATCAAAGATGCTCTGGGCCGCTACCACCAGTGTGGCACCATCCAGCTGGACTTCCAGATGCCCCTTCGCTTTGATCTCTCTTTCAACAG TAAAGTTGACGGAGCGCCTGAGAGGCCAGTGATGATCCACCGGGCGGTCCTGGGCTCAGTCGAGAGGATCCTGGCTGTCCTGGCCGAGAACTACGGTGGGAAGTG GCCCTTCTGGCTGTCCCCGGCCCAAGTCATGGTCATCCCCGTGGGCCCAGATGCAGAGGACTACGCGCAGGAG GTCCACCAGCTCTTCCGGCAGGCGGGGTTCATGGCGGACCTGGATGCAGACTTCGGGTCAACCCTCAACCGCAAAGTCCGGAAAGCTCAGCTGGCCCAGTACAACTTCCAGTTCG TGGTCGGCCGCCAGGAGATGTCCAACCGCACCGTGAACGTCCGTAGCCGCGACACCCACCAGCACGGCCAGCGGGGTCTGCAGGAGGCACTAGGCCGGCTCCGGGAGCTGCAGGCCTCTCGGGCCAGAAACACAGAGGAGCTCTTCTGA